The Argiope bruennichi chromosome X2, qqArgBrue1.1, whole genome shotgun sequence sequence ATAAATAATCtccatgattaaaaataaaaagttccttGCATCCTTTCTGTAAGCACATGTCAAAGGCAtttcaaagaagtaaaaaataatacaaaacaaagtCTCAACTGCAGCGACACTTTAACTCAAAtcaattttcttctcttttatttaagGCAGGCGCATTTATTCAACATTATTGTGACTAATGGGAGTTTAGGGATTGGAAATACATCAAGGTGGATTTAAGGAAACGATATTTCTTAAAACGCTAGTTCTTTATTGCTTCATGGAACATAAAGTTAACGTGGAGAAAATTCACTTCTATAGAAGGTGTAGCGCAAGAACGGAAATGTTGAGAAGATCATGGGGATTGAAAATtactaaaagtataaatttatttcaaaattgctgACATTCTTCAAAACTTTCATTGTCTTCAACTTTTTAATCGAAGAAATGTTTCGAAGATTTCTGTCATTTCAATTAACATATGGAGTTCATTTCATAGTTCGATCAGAAATTTTGTTTCACTCTTTAAAGGAACACCTCTTCCCAAAGAGTTTAGCATTGATAAGAACCGATTCATTTTTGACTCCACATAAAacattgctttgattttttttctatttatgcaCACAGAAGAAAAGTCAATCTTGATTTTTAAAGCTCTTGGAAgctttaagaatttgaaatgcgTTTCATAGTTTGcactgaatttgaatatttttcattttcttataaaaaatttgtgacaatatgatcatttttataaaaaattgctcatatttcaagtgcttttattattattgatgttcAATATATTAatcgtttttttaatatatgacaACAATTTGTAGGAGATGATAAAATCAAACGACTAAAATTTGCAATGAATAAATGTCAaacatataaagatttttttttcttttctcatcactcatcttataaaattatttataataaaaattttgagaatttaaatcattatggtaatttttttacaaagtattatataaaatattttaaaaacctataatatttttaatataaatttacaaaatacaaatgtttttataattcattatttgaattttatgcttgaaaataggccaaaatactttcaaaacaaaACGAATCATATGTAACcccatattaataaaaaatcattcaaatctgTAATTGTAATAGTTCACGTCCATCAAAAGATGGAGcggaaaataaataaacgtgcAATCCACGTAAATCACAGGACAGTAACTGCATGCATCTCTACTAAGCTGAATTTATTACCAGCCTTATTAGCTCAATTCAAGCCATACTGCCATACAAGCATGAATAAATCAGAATTATATCGGAAGATTCAAAACTTCTTACACAAACTTTGTTAGGATAtaatgaaacaaatcatttttaaattataatatggagtttttatattataacatgGCAAATTCATCAATCATTCAATCCGCTATAAGGAACTGTTTGACAATGAATTAAGTGGAAGAATATGATGAGCTTGAACGTAATATACAGATTTATATTAAATCCTCAATTTGAAGAAATACGAGGGGTATTTGAGCTTTGGTATTTCATCATTTCGTTCCGAGCTAACATTCCTGTGTTCAAGCCAGATGTGTACctacataaaattttatctaaaatatgcataaatgtcCCTTTCACGCACTTTTTATGAACTGTAACTTGAATATTTCCCTAGTGTGACAGCTGATAGTGAAATACAATTCAatcgaaataataaaacattttaagctaaTTTGGcatctagccgcctttggcgctCACCTGGTTCTTCTACCAAAATATGTATAGCAATTTCACAATGttactttcattaatttattcaattccttttctttttgacACAATGAAAGCACTGATTGCTGTAAACAATCAAGTAATAAATTggcaattatataagaaaaatctaaaaaaaatgtaactctttaaaataaattttaatacaaaaaaaagtttttagttttgcactaaatgtttttctttatatgtttctGTTATATAAGTGTTAGAAAGAAGTCTATTTAAGAATTAGATGTAATTAAGATTATTCATCATTGCTCAagcatgaatttaaattataatcattacaTATTAGTTACCTGATTgataatcatatatttaagtaaattatattacgCAGTTGCATAACAGATTAGAGGTTTAAACTCTGAAAATaagcgaaattattttttatgaaatgcgcAGCTAAgtatttcttggaaaaaaaacaGTATGAAAGTTATTCATCTAGATACtaaatatattgcatttcaattataattctgaaatacaaattaCCATATGTTTATAATAACAAACACAAAACAAGCAACATTTATAAcctataaaatatctaaataaaatgtaatccaGTTACattacataaatgaataaaataattgaacagctacataaaatttatttttaagcaagaaaaattataatttttcctataagatgcacaataaaatatatctatagttttagaaatttttaaaatctcctaAGTAATTATGCACATCATCTAACAAAATCTaatcttggaataaaaatattaatctgtttTCTTTGAATATTCTTGAATTCATTTGATTCTCAAAAGAATGTTCTCAAATGAACATAAATCAAAATCAAGtatcgtttaaatttcagaatatagcATTTCCTTGAAATtgtttttctccaaaattttttttctcatgctttcaaatttcattgaagGTGAGTGTGGTCCAAATCTTTACAGTTGCCTGACTAACAAATCAACAGCTCAATCAAATTTTGGGTGTTtagcttaatttctttttatatgtgaAATGCTGAAATCAACTATCTTGAAGGTAACAAGCTATTAAATGCTTTccttctttatatttcaattttccataacatttttcttaaaaactgtttatatggatgataaattaaaatcattcaaagtGTCTGGAAGAAGAAAGAGGGCCTACTAAATATGCATTACTTAAGGACGCCTAGAGAATGCTCTCTTCCCTCAAATACATATGTAGATGTTTTTTTGCATTCTAAAAATAGGAACAATGTCTTTTGTATGTTCTTCCTCACTATAATGAAgtcattgtaattttaataattctagagAATAAATGTTAGAAGAAAACTTCTTTTCTTCTAAATGCAATTGCCTGGTACCTGCAATTTGCTCAGGGTATTTACCTTGTTTGCCCGACACAAATTACGCCATTGGCCCGATAACAAAAAATCACTGCGAACAACAAGCGCATCCAATTGAATCCtactcaaaattttcaaaaagcgaGAAAAGTGACCAAAGAACTAAGTGAATTCTGAATTGAAACGCCTGAAGGAGGAAAGCCCGACAAACATCAATTTCTTTTGACGAACAAGCGCCTATTGCcactgatatattaaaaatttcacatgtattttttaataagaatatataatattttgttgtttgcGCAATCACTGAGCTATTGATTATCTTCACATCTGTTCTACATCCTGTTTTTATATTACGCaataaagcaatatttcagaattttcacaAATCCCCTAAAACCAAATATGAAGGAAAACCAGCGAAAGTAATTTTCCCGAAAATTTCTCGCCCATTTTCTAACAAATACACTGATATATTATTAACTGGATATCAGTGCCTAACAATAGCTACGAAAGAACCTATTAGTGTGCAATTTTTGCCAATCAATCGCTGGGATACACAGTAACCACAAAAatcatatgtatattttaaagctCTTTCTTCCAAActattgaaaccgaaatttgacatGACTATATTAATAAAACgacgcaccaaatttcattttttaaaagaaattgcatttttgtgttaCCCCGTTCACGACTTTGGACTAAGAAGTTCATAAAGAACTCTAATTTAAACAGACTTTATGGAGATTTTGTCACTAATCAAATAATCACTGGACATGCATATCAAGCAAGACTATTCGGTAAATCTCCAGAATGCAGATGTGGCAAGGTAGCAAGGGTAACGTACAACATGTTATCAAAGATTGTGAATTTTGGGATAGTATACGTAGACTGTGGTCGAAAGACTGGCTCAATATGAGTTTAGAAACTCTAATTAAGATCTCACTTTTCCGCGCCTGCTCTTCCCAAATTCTTGATAACTTACTTCAGATGGAAATGGAGAACAtggattaaattttctgtatatatgtaaataagtttatctttttcagaaatattttaaaactttattatctttaaaaattttaaataattgatataacttaattattttcttctaacaaATTGTTAATTTTACTGTACCTAAATTATGCATAAGATTTCATGCTATAGCACTGCGTTCTTTTGTAACGTAAAGTGCATAGCTATTAATTTGTAGAGTTTGATGTAGTTCATGATAGTATTAGGTCTACTTGTTTAGTATTTAAACGGTAACTACTGAAATATAATTGTTACATATGGTGGTGACCTAAAATCTTAGGTTAACCAAGAGGTTAGACCTGCGCGCTGGGTGGGGTTGCTTTTCGGTGGCCCATCGTTACATACGAATGGCATCGGCCGGGTAGGAGGATAGGTATGCCTTACCCCGTTCACGTGCTGGTCAAAGTAGTATATCAGACAGGTCATTCTCTTGATGAATATGGCACTCAATTtgacactttaaatgttaaatcgaGCTTTCTTGGTTTTGTATACTCGGGCAGATAGATTTCCactgaatagatttctttcaaaatccaTAAATGAGATCACATGCGAAATTACATCTGTCTagcacaaagcgtttttgagttcacAGATAAACAGCCAGATAGAGTCCAAAGAAGTAAACTTTTTAGACTGAATATAGTTCTAATATCTTCTGCCTTGGAATGAATCTACTGAAATGTACTTTTTGGAATATGAAAAtaagtcaaaatctcgagttcgaaattttgacgattactattctttctcttttGTATACTTcttattctagaaataaaaagtaGCGACCCATTTAATTTAGCAGATTTGAACAGAGGAAGTTCCATAATAAAGCAAACGATAAGAGTCAATGCGACTGATTGGGATTGGATTTATTGACTTAAAAGCGACAACCTGGTTAGAGAGTTATTCAGATTTTCATCGCCAGTTCACAGCAAGTAACGTACTTTCAAAAAGATggcattttccaaaattatgtcctttacttctttttttcttttgaattagaaTCCACATCTTTTTAGGAGCTTTTCATTTGCGTATTTCATGACTGTAAGAATGgaaatttgtaatgattttttttttttcacgtattaagaaattttgtacatttactGTTCTCaatcaaaacataatatttaaataattttagagctcttaattatcaattgatatatttatttagctTAAACTGTTCTCACAGAGATGGCACtacttagaaaattaatttgagaaattaatattccataatattggattttatgttttctgattttaaaaccTTAAGTAGCTTGGCTGTACGCCGTATGCGCACCGAATTACTGCAGTTAATAATAAGGCCATTCACatgaaaaatgaagtatattaAAGATTACAATGTAGAAATGAatcaaaagaagattttaaagacCGTCTTACAAGCgcagtaaaaaatacaaaatcgtacttttttttatcacaaagtaagcaatattataatatacaagaaAGAAATTCCTGTATATAcattgaaataaacaatatatcgagatataattaaaattccaatttaattagaGTATTCGGAGGAGAATCTCAAGCTTTCACATTTATTTTGATACcaagcaatttgaaaaaaaaattaaagtaagcaattcgataaaaagaaattaattcacaaTTCATTCCTAGCATAGGAATAATACTAATACGAATTCTAATACTTACTTTTCGCCTAAAATATTAACACATACTTAGAAATACAGAATGTTACTAGAAGGTCACAATAAGATTTTGGATAATTGTTTATTGATTGGgaatatttttacgaaatttccgggttagtttggatagtggaagtgatatggtgtggagaacactcaatcagcaggcgtcagtagagaaaaaaaacgacgtttatttacacgaagacaggacagcacaaagacgacgagtacacagacggcaactatatacagcagagacgaacacagtagcACACGAAGGggatagacagaatccagcaggagaggggttcgtgggagcttcgctctaccatctctccaacggctgaacttctcgctttagctgaagactcgctacttctcacacgACTTCACTTACACCCCCTCTTCTTCAGCttgagagtgcctgtcttttatagttacGGGGGGCAGGTctggaatcttccagaccaatcaggacgtgtctgggtgtatctcggttcctactggatgggtcgtaaaacttctcgaactttccagtatgatccattttgtcgccaaattcatcgccaagttagtcgccaagctctgagttcattgactCTCAGCACgaacaggacagatcgtacatcctgtctttctgacgatgacactagtcgtactgggaagcaaaattacaggtttgtaacgtTGCTCCCCTCTTCaaagactgacgtcccggcagtccTACTTCAATCCAACAGCTGGAGTAGGCTTCCGAATGATGTGATGTATGTGATGATGATGCTTTAGACGACTTCCGGTCTTTCCAAGATGATATCCTTTACTAATTTGGCGGTGACTAAAGATCCATCCGAACGTTCTCAATGATTTTGACTCGGGCCTCTTCGTCGTGTCGGATTGTACACCCAGACTTCTTCCATCGAACCAGCCGTATATCAGGATGATCCAACAGTGCCTTCTGAAGTCCACTCGAAAGCCAGGGATTCACCTTCGCCGCCAAAGCTCTCACGGGAATACGTCCACCTCTTCCCGGTCTATTCTCGACACTCGAGAATTGTCCAATGCCCTCCACACAGGATCTTCTGAAGAGCATATCTGTTTTTGCTGGAAGGGTCCTTTTGCGACGACGTAACATGTCCGGATGCAAAGGAGATTCCTCGGCTCCTATTTGCATCACACTTCTATGCAGATCCACATCAAAGATGAATTCTTGAAGGAAATTGAGACCGTGACTACAGGGATCAGCGATTCCAGCCACGTAGTCTTCTTCCGTGTCACTATGCAAGGAGATACCAAGAGGCTTGCAGAGAGGTAGTCCCTTTAATCTTTGGGACGAATCCAATCCAAACAGGGTCGCATTAACTCTTGCATCCATAGGCATCGAGCATGGGTCGCCACCAACAGACCCGTCCGAAGAAAGTCCATCTTCTCTGTCCCCAAGCGCCTGCACTTTCGATTCCACTTCCGGGGACTCATTCGGAGAAGACTGTTTCAGTTCCGCAATTATTTGACATTCTCCCTGTTCGTTCCTGTCTTTATTAAACTTCGGTTAATCCTCCGGTTGGATAAGCTCCCTTTCGATGACaccggtctccattcgatcttcagtcttttcttccacttggctctcgctgcttccttcaatttcttctgtgataaCTTGGATGTGTTCAGTTTTGTTaactttatcttctaaaatttctttccacgACGAAAGGACTTTCTGTAATTCACTCCTCCTGGCTTTCATTTGTTCCAAAAGTTTCTTTAGTCCGGATTCCAATTTTTTCTCCAATCCGGCTGTCATCTGATCCATTCTTTCTTGACCGGAACGCATCTCTTTCTCCAATCCGGTTTCATCTCCTCCATTCTCTCTTGTCCGGATCGCATCTCCTGCTCCATTCTTTCTTGTCCTTGCTTCATCTCATCTTGTCTTTTCTTCATCTCCTCTTGTCCAGCTTCCATAGATTTCTTCATCTCAGCCAACAGAGCCAGTAACTCATCATTAAAGCTATGAGCCATCGTAGCCTGAGATCTCGTTTTCACCATACACTGTTGACCACTATctcacttctgacaccaaatgttacgaaatttccgggttcgtttggatagtggaagtgatatggtgtgcagaacgctcaatcagcatgcatcagtagaaaaaaaacgacgtttattttcacgaagacaggacagcacaaagacgacaactatgtacAGCTGAGACGAACACAGTAGACTACAGTATCACACTTGAGTAGacagcagcacacgaagcggatagacagaatccagcaggagagggctTCCTGCGAACTTcgctctaccgtctctccaacggctgaacttcccGCTTTTGTTGCCGACTCGCTACTTTTCACACGACTTCACTTACACCCCCTCTTCTTCAGTTTGAGagtcccctcaggggctcacctactataggtgagtacgggtgtcccaatcccgaggttcccagggatctttactccctttcagttcgctctcctctccgccttctgctgtctgctatgTCTTTCCCTCcttcgacggcaagcgagggggctctccatgagaagctgtcgccgctctgtttgcttcttgcttctcatggacagccaaagtcccacgtgttggccgtgcgtggcaacccatttgaaagacgggtggtgtactgtggtcccctgtgcatcaatcggctggtaggtagtcacctgagtggctagtctgctagggatcaagcgaagaggttactccttgggcttggcgttaagggtggtcactgtccccgggggtaactccgagcgtataggttccggctagcaccaaggtaagcgccgagactgggaatggccagagccggtggctgccttcccttgttgggctccatggtgggcggtgccgtcgggcccgaatcattcGCAATATCGTATGGGGCCTCAAAATCAAATTCCATCACCATCGTTTTTCATAATTAGTCGTGTATCatctgaaaatgaaacatttcacgGTGTGTCGCCATTTCTAGTTGAAAAGGCTATATCTGGGCATATCGGTGAAGCTAAAGCAATAAGGAAAATTCGCTCTGGCGATTTACTTGTTGAAGTAGCCAATAAGAAACCagctcaaaaaattttgaaaattaaatctctGTCAACGATACCTGTCACTGTTAGTGCACACAGATCTCTGAACTCTTCTAAAGGAGTTATTACTTGTGGAGAGTTGTATAATGAGGAGACtgacgaaattttaaaagaattacgaAACCAAGGCGTTACGGAAGTCCGGCGAATAACAATTAAAAGGAATGGTAATGTTATGAAGACCAAACACCTTATTCTGACATTCCACTTTCCAAAGACACCCGAATTTATTAAGGCGGGTTACATGCGATTAGCTGTCAGACCATACATACCAAACCCACTTCGTTGCTTTCAGTGCCAGCGCATAGGTCACTCCAAAGCTACTTGCCGAGGTACTGTTACCTGTGCCCGTTGTGCTGAGGCCGGGCATTAGAGCGTTGATTGCACTGCAAATGAAAAATGCGTTAACTGTAAAGGAGAGCATAGCTCCTTTTCCCGCACTTGCCCTATCTGGCAATTAGAAAAGGAAGTACTCTCTGTCAAGGTTAAGAATCAAATATCTTATCCGGAAGCAAAAAGGATTGTGAAAGCCCGTCTACCACCGGCTGGCATTAGTTATGCAAAAGCGGCAAAGGTAATAACTCCTTTCACTCCTGGAAATGCACAGGATAAATCGTGTTTCCCTTTCTAATAATCAGCTAACAACTGAATTAGATGCTTCAGATGCTGGTTCACCACACAAGTTAAAaccaaagaggaaaaaaatttcaaaatcacagAAATCACTGGCActgaaactttcaaaaacaggtcGTTCTTCTAAAGACATTACCTTAGCTCTTTCTACCAAAAAGTCTCTTGCCTTAGATATGGCAAAATCTGGCCTTGTTCGTAAAGACCTAACTTCCTTATTCGGTGGTCAGCCGAAGAGTCCGGAATTATTGCGACTCCATCCCTCCGAGGAGGAAGATGATTTTCAGATGAGTTGTGATGCTTCTGCAACTCCGCCTacgaatgataataaaaattcccCAAATAATTCTTTGTGTTCTTTCCTttcctggaattgtcgcggcattcgttacAAGATTTCTGACATTAaggttttattaaatacatttcaaccTGTTTGCTTTGCACTTCAGGAAACCCACCTGAGGTCAGATATTCCTTTTAAGATTCGTGGTTATAATTCTGTGCGGAAAGATGTTGATACTGGGAGAATTAGTTCCGGTGGAGTTTGCATTTTGACCTCCAACCAGTTCCCCAGTACCCCACTAACTCTTCATACTTCTCTACAGGCTGTAGCTATCCAGGTTCACGTTAGAACTCTCGTTACAGTCTGTTCTATTTATCTACCGCCAAATGAAACTATTTGTCAAAACGACCTCAATGCTTTAGTTGATCAGCTTCCTAGACCTTTTCTCTTGATTGGTGACTTTAACGGCCATAGTCCTTTATGGGGTTCAGATAGCTCAAATTCTCGGGGGAGACAGATTGAAGAATTTATCTCGGGAAATTGTCTCTGTCTCCTTAATAATGATGAGCAAACGCATTTCCATGAGCCGACGCATACTTTCCACAGTATTGACCTTGCTATTTGTTCTCCCTCACTTTTCCCATTGCTGAATTTAAGAGTTGGAGATAGTCTATTtaatagtgatcacttccccctcatcgtctcccatgctgatagtaCTTGTGGAACACAGCGTCCACAACGAtatctattccagcgggcagattggGGAACATTCACTGAACTTGCAGTTATTACAGAAGCAATGGTTGCTGTTGAAAATATAACTGATGCTACTCAAAATGTTATTAACACAATTAGAAATGCTGCTGACATTGCAATCCCTAAGAGCTCACCCCACCCACGAGCATTTCGTCGGCCGTGGTGGAACGATGCATGCCGCAACGCTTACAAGACACAAAAGAAATCGTGGGGAATTTTCCGTAGGTATCCAACTACGGAGAATCTCATTGCCTTTAAAAAAGCTCGAGCAAATGCACGGCGCATTCGACGTCGTAGCCAAAGGGAATCATGGCTCCAATTTGTCTCCTCTATCACTTCAAATACAACCAGTGCGCAACTTTGGAGAAAAGTTAAGGCAGTAAATGGGATTTACCAGGAGTTCTCGTTTCCAGTTTTAAACACAGGAAACGTTTCATATTCTTCTCCTATAGAAGTCGTTAACATTATCGGTCAAACATTTGAGAAAGTTTCAAGCACAGCCTCATATAATTCAACATTCCTCGCCACTAAGAGGCGTGCTGAGAAAATACATCTCCATTTCGAAACCGACCATCTTCATCCGTATAATTGCGCATttcaaatcaatgaattaaaaagagcACTGTTTCAAGTTCATGATTCTAGCCCTGGTCCGGATGGAATTACATACAACATGCTCCGCCATCTGGATGAAGATTCCTTGGCTAATATTCTTTGCctatttaacagaatctggaatAATCAAATATTCCCTTCCCAGTGGCATGAAGCAGTTGTAATACCACTCCTAAAACCTGGAAAGGAACCATGTAATCTATTGAACTACAGACCAATCGCCTTAACAAGCTGcctgtgtaaaattttcgaacGTATGATTAACGCGAGACTTGtatatgaattggaaaaaaatgactGTATTCCCCTCTTTCAGAGTGGCTTCCGAAAGGGAAGGTGCACCATCGATAACATTATTCATTTGGAAACTCACATTCGTAATGCCTTTGTCCGTCGAAACCATCTTGTTGGGGTGTTTTTCGACATTAATAAAGCATACGATCGCACATGGCGTTATGGAATTCTTCGCACATTATTTGATTTTGGTCTTAGAGGAAACTTacctgt is a genomic window containing:
- the LOC129959900 gene encoding uncharacterized protein LOC129959900, whose amino-acid sequence is MGPQNQIPSPSFFIISRVSSENETFHGVSPFLVEKAISGHIGEAKAIRKIRSGDLLVEVANKKPAQKILKIKSLSTIPVTVSAHRSLNSSKGVITCGELYNEETDEILKELRNQGVTEVRRITIKRNGNVMKTKHLILTFHFPKTPEFIKAGYMRLAVRPYIPNPLRCFQCQRIGHSKATCRGTVTCARCAEAGH